The Pantoea trifolii nucleotide sequence TCCGGCTGATTCACCATCTTCACCGTCGGTTTCTCCACCGGCGGCAGGTCTTTCAGGAAGTCGGGACGATGATCGTTGGTGGCAAACACCACCGCATGTTGCTCTTTGGGCAGCTGGTTATACAGCACTGGGAAAGATTGTCCGCGCCACTGTGCTTTGCTGCCAAACCATGAAGCCAGAATCCCGGCCGCACGCTGTTGCAGCAAATTCGGCTGGGCGTTAAAGACCATCGGCAGCTGCAGCGGGCGGCTGTCGCGCGTATCAAAGAACGGCTCCGGGAAATGCGACAGATCGTTCTTTAACGGCAGCTTTTGCAGCGTCAAATCGAGTTTGCTGGCTTTGCCGATATCCAGCCAGATGGTGCTGTTGGCCGGGTTTTCACACACGTTGGCGTAGTGACCAACCAGCTCAAGGCGCACGCGGTTGAAGTCGCTGATAAAGCGCGGATCGATAGGGATCTGCGTTTGATTCTCTTTGCCAAGCTGATCGGCGGTGACGGTCACCAATCCCACCAATTCATCGTTGAGATAGACCTTAAGCTGCGACAGCGTGGGAATCAGCGCTGGCGACGGACGATAGCTCAGATTCAGCAGCGCACGCGTCACCACTTCATCGCTGCGCACGCCAAACTCAATCTGGCTGCTCGGTTCGGTTCCGCGCAGCGTCATGCTGCCGGGCGGTGGGGCGACCTGATTGAACACCAGCTGGCTGTCACGCAGCGGCGCGTTGGCGTCGACCAATGCGTTCACCTCCGGTAACGGCTGCGGCGCATTGAGGGCGCCAGAGGTCTGTGGCGCGGCCTGCACCACAGCTACGCAGCCCAGCATCAGGGCGGTGAACCAACTCAGTTTTTTCGTCATGGTCATATCATCAACTTAAGTAAAATCGGTTTTGATCGTCGCGGGCTGGCGGTCAATACGCTGCGGCAGCAATGTCGCCAGCCAGCTCACCAATGCGGTGAGGCCACGGAATACACGGCGCAGCGGCGCAGGGCCATACTCGGCCAGACGCAGATAGCCTTTAAAACCCAGCACCATAATGTCGGCCAGACTTTGCACCGGTTTGTCTTCCGGGAAACCGTCCTGCCACAGCGCCCAGGTATCGGCGCGAGCGAAAGTGCACTGAATAAATTCAATGTGTTGGCGCGTGCTGAGTTGATGCAAACGAATGCCGGCGCGACGGCCAAACACGCGCTGCACCTGACACGGGAAGCTGAACTCTTGCTGACCACGGCGCAGCAGCAGCGACACGGTTTCGTCCTCTTTCAGCGCATCGGCTTCACGCAGCTCAACGCCCACGCCGCCATCGGAATAGTCGCGCAGCGTGCACGGCACCATGTGTCCATCCTCACGCGCGATGGCGGCGGGCATGGCGATTTCCACACGATGCGCTTCGCGGATTTGGCGCGCTTCAACCGACACCGCCACCGCGCCGCCGAGGATAATCATGTTATAAATCACCCACACCAGGCTGACCCAAATGGTGAGCATTTCGTTGGCCGGACCGTACGCCATGCGCCAGAAGGCCATACCGATACCGGCGATATTCAGCAGCACCAGCATCATGTACGGTTTGGTAATCACCCAATCGAGATGACGCTCGGCCACCAATCCGCCTTTGGCGGTCACGTTGAACTTGCCTTTGTGCGGATTGAACAGCGCCACCGTGGTTGGCCGCGCGATGTACCACGCCAGCACGGTTTCATACACTTCGCTCCAGAATGAATGTCGCCAGCGGCCCTGAATGCGCGAGTTGGTCAAACTGGTGTGCAGCATGTGCGGCAGCACGTAGATGGCGATCGCCAGCGCGGGCGCGTAGATGATGTAGGCGTGGAACAGCAGAAACGCCAGCGGTGCCAGCAGGAAGATCAGGCGCGGAATCCCGGCGAGAAAGTGCAGCATGGCGTTGGCGTAACACAGGCGCTGCACCAGCTTTAACCCTTTGCCAAACAGCGGGTTATCGAGGCGGAAAATCTGCACCATGCCGCGCGCCCAGCGGATGCGCTGGCCGATATGCGCCGATAAACTCTCGGTGGCCAGACCGGCAGCCTGTGGAATACGGATATACGCCGAGGTGTAACCCTGACGATGCAGGCGCAGCGAGGTGTGTGCATCTTCGGTGACGGTTTCTACCGCAATGCCGCCAATCTGATCCAGCGCGGTACGGCGCAATACGGCGCAGGAGCCGCAGAAGAACGCTGCATCCCAGGTATCGTTGCCATCCTGCACCAAACCGTAAAACAGCGAACCTTCGTTCGGCGTCTGGCGGAAGCGGCCGAGGTTACGTTCGAACGGATCGGGCGAGAAGAAATGGTGTGGTGTTTGCAACATCGCCAGCCGATGATCTTTCAGGAACCAGCCCATCGTCAGCTGCAGGAATGAGCGCGTCGGCACATGGTCGCAGTCGAAAATTGCCACATATTCGCTGCGGCATACGGCTTTCAACGCATGGTTGATGTTGCCCGCTTTGGCATGTTCGTGAGTCGGGCGCACCACGTAATTGACGCCAACGCTGGCGGCAAACTCGCGGAACTCTTCGCGCGTGCCGTCATCCAGCAGGTAGATATTCAGTTTGTCCTGCGGCCAGTCGATGCCCATCGCCGCGTAGATGGTCGGTTTCACCACGCTGAGCGGTTCGTTGTAGGTCGGCACCAGAATATCGACGCTCGGCCACGAGGTAATGTCCGGCGGCATCGAAACCGGCTGACGATTGAGCGGCCACAACGTCTGGAAATAACCCAGCACCAATACCGCCCACGCATAGGTTTCGGCACCAATCAGCAGCAGACCAAACGTCAGGCTGAGCGGATCGTCCCAGTTGAGGGTTTCGGTATAGCGCCACCACAGATAACGGCAGGAAATCGTCAGCGATAACACGATCAACATGATGGTGGACAAGCGTCCCGGCACGCGCCGCACCAGCATCGCCAATCCCCACAACAGCAGCACGAAGACAAACTGCGTGGTGATGCCGAACGGTTGCGAAATGCACAGCAGCGCCAGCAGGCTGGCAACAATCGCCGCCACGATAAACAGCAGCTGGCGCAACCACGCGGGCATCGCCTGAATACGTTGTTCGCTGCGCTGAGCGAAACGGTTATGTTCCAGCCGTGCCGGCAGCGCGCCGAGCCATTGATACAGGCGTTCACGCCAGCGAAACAGCGGCTTGACGCTAAAACTTTTACGCGTGCGCTTGTCGAGCGGCAAGACCAGCATCAGCCACAGGCTTTGCAGCGCATAGCGCAGCGGGTCAAGCGGTCGCGGGCGCAGCGGCGAAATTTGCGGATAGTAACGCTGACGATGTTGCAGGATGCGCTGCCAGCCGGGAGTTTCCAGCCGCAGCAGCGACCACGCCAGCACGCACCACATCAGATGCAGTGCGATGGTGAAGCGGCCCGCGCCATACTGATGCGCCAGTTGAGCGCGGCGTTGCAGCGCCTGATACGCTTGCGGCATCAGCAGCCAGCGTAATGGATTCACGCCGCGCCTCCCGCCACATGCAGCAGCAGCCAGTTGGCCAGCGTGTTGATCTCTTCACTGGCCAGCGCATGCGGCCGATATTCGCCTACCGGCTGTTTCATCATCAGCGCTTCCGCCAGCGCTTCATCGCGGTGGATGACCTGAGGAACCAGGTTTTTCAGCGAGCTGATCCACAGCTGATGCAGATCCTGCTGCAGCTGGCTGTTGGCGTTGAACTGGTTGATCAGGAACAGCGTGTGCGCAGGAAAACGCGCGTGATGCAGACGCAACTGGCAGTTGGCATCCAGCGTTAGCACCTGTAGCAGACGATCGGCTGCGGCAACGAATGATCGCTGCCACGGCAACAGATCCGCTGGGATGTCGAAAATAATCCAGTCGTAGTGTGATTTCAGGGCCGGTAACGCATTTAGCAGCGGTGCGGCAAATTCTGAGTTGATAGTAGTGATGTGAGCGCGCTGTTGCGGCGTGAGTGCGCCAAACGGCAGAAAATCCAGCCCCGCTTGATAGCGCTGGGCGCACTGCTGCCACGCTTGCTGTTCGTGCAGCGCAGGTGCCCAACCCTGAGTGTGGCTGAGCGACAGATTAAAGTGGGCAGCCAGTTGATTTACCGGGGAAAAGTCGATAACCAGTACCGATTGCTGCAGCGCGTTAAACGCCCAGCCGAGCGCGGCGCTCAGCGAAGTGGCGCCACAGCCGCCACGCAATCCTTGTAATGCTATAACAGGCATTAACGTTCTGACTCCTGTGCCGCGCTTATTTCACGCAGCAATGGCCAGCGCGTCATAATGGTATTAAGTCGCGCTTCGCGGGCAATATCAATGTAGCGAAATGCCTTAAGGGAAAAGGCATCACTCAAAGCGTTGATGTCATCGTGCTCTTCGCTGCTAGCAGCATTCAGCGAAAATGCATTTTCTGTTTTCATTATTTTTTTGCCACCGAAAAATCGACAACGGATGAATTGTGATTCTATTTTTTGTAAAGTTTAAACCTGAAGTAAAGACAAATGCTATCCGCAGATCAATGTGATTTGCACTAAGGGGCTATTTTTTATTTCACCGGTTCCAATTGTGGCTGTGTGGATTAAACTAGCCTGGATTGTATCGATCGCGAATAAAATATGAAAAATCATTATGCGCTTGGCCTGCAGCAGATTCAGCAGGAATTAAATACTCTGCAGAATCCAGGGTTTTACTGGATTACTAGCCAGCGTCAGGAAGATGCAGGAATGCTTTTGCGTCAGGTGGTTAGCCAGCAAAAGGCGGCGACACTGATCAGTTCTGACGAGAAACCGCAGGCGCTGCTGACGCCCGATCCCATCGGGGGTCCGGCGCGTATGCCGTTATTTTCCTTACCAGCAAATAAAAGCAGCTTACAGCAACTGGAGAGTGATTTTTCCCGCGTGCTGAATAGCCGCAGTGGACTGGTGATTTTTTATAGTAATGCCGCGTTGTGGGGAAAACTATCACCCGATGAATTGGCCATTTGGCTTAAGCGCATGCGTCGATTGATAACTAAAAAACAAATCACGCTGTTAATGATCACCTCCGGCACGTCAATAATTCACTTACGTCATCATCTGCAAGCTTATTTTCGTCAGCTTGATGGTCTCGCGCATTTAGATTTTCAGCAGGACAGTTGGCAATATCGAATTAACTGGTGGTCTGCAGCAGATAAATTGCTGGCCGATCGTGCGATCCGTTTGATTTGCGGTGATAATCAATTTATTGCCGTAAATGACGCAGAAAAAAATATTCCATTAAGCCGCAATGATGAAAACCAATTCCTTGCGCAAGAGGGTGTGCTGGAAGGCGCACCGCCACTTTCTGTGCAGTGGCAATTATTTAGTGACAATGAAAGCGTGTTCTCACGTGCTCAGCAGGCAAATGCGGCAACCGTCATCTTTAGCCTGGTCCATAACCAAGACATTAATTCTTTAGCAACCATGGTCCATAGTCTGCGCCGTTCACGTGGTAGCGCGCTTAAGATTGTGGTGCGCGAAATCAGTACCACGCTGCGCTACAGTGATGAGCGTTTGCTGCTGGCCTGCGGCGTGAATGCCATCGTGCCGACGGCGGCCAGCTTGTCGCGTTTTCTTACCATGCTGGAAGGGATTCAGGGGCAACAGTTCTCGCGCCATGTGCCTGCCAATCTCAATGCACTGATGCAGGCGTTGCAGCCCTTGCAGCAGAAAGGCTATTTACCGCTGGACGCGTTTTGCGCGGCGGTGCAGCAGCTAATGGCCAACACGTTGCTGCCGGAAAATGACAAAGGTTTGCTGGTGGCGCTGCGCGCGGTGCCGCAGCTGAAACCCGAACAGATTCTGACGCTGTGTAAACCGCGCCGCTTTGGCGATTTGGTGACGCTGGTGAATGACCGCATTTATCTGTTCCTCTCTTCGTGCCGCTTCAACGATTTGGATATCGCGCTTAAATCAATCTTCTCCTTGCCGCATGACGAGCTGTTTAGCAATCGCATCGTCTGGTTTGAAGATAATCAGATCGTGTCGGAGGCGGACAAAATTCGTCAGCTGACATCGGTGATACAGCGCGACAGACAAGCCGCGCCGCTGGCCGCTGTGCCCGTCGCTGCGCAGGCCGATGTGCCTGAGCGCGGAGCACAAACGCCGCAGCCGATCACCCTCAACCTCGATGGAGCAAGCCACTAATGACACTGATGGATTGGGTGCAGGTGGCGATCCTGCTGTTACTGATTTTACTGTTCCTGAGATCACTGTTTGGGCGCGGGCTCACGCGCAGCGGCACCAATCCGCTGCTGCGTTTGCTGCCGACGCGCGCATTGAAATCAGAAGGACAGTGGCAACGCAAAACCAATAAAACGGATAAACATGAATAACAGATTCACGATGCACGGTTCGTGGTGGCGCGGCCTCGGTGGCTGGAACTTTTACTTCCTGATTAAATTTGCGCTGCTGTGGTACGGCTACCTCAATTTCCACGCGCTGAGTAATCTGGTGTTTCTGGCGTGGCTGCTGTTCCCGCTGCCGAGCGCGCGGCTGCATCGTCTGCGTCAGTGGATTTCGCTGCCAATTGGCATTGCGCTGTTCTGGCACGATACCTGGCTGCCGGGACTCAGCTCGATCATGAGCCAGGGCAGTCAGCTGGCGGGCTTCTCGCCCAGTTACATGCTCGACCTTGCCAATCGCTTTATCAACTGGGAGATGATTGGCGCGGCCTTTGTGCTGCTGGTGCTGTATCTGTTTGTCGCGCAGTGGATTCGCGTCACCGTGCTGGTGTCGCTGATGCTGATCTGGCTCAACGTGCTGACGATTGCCGGACCGGCAATGAATTTACTGCCAAGCAGCGCCGCTACGCCGACGGTGAAGCTCAACGATACGCCAGCGGCGAAAGCACCAGATGGCCTCGATCAATCCGCGCCGCCAACCAGCGCCAATCTTACCGCGTGGCTTAACCGTTTTTACGACGCCGAGCGCCAGCGTTCAACGCACTTCCCGGACGCATTGCCTGCCGATTCGCAGCCGTTCGATATTCTGGTGATCAATATCTGTTCGCTGTCATGGTCGGATTTGAATGTCGCGCAGTTGCGCAATCATCCGCTGTGGCAGCACTTCGATATTCTGCTCAACAACTACAACTCCGCCACCGGTTACAGCGGCCCGGCGGGGATTCGTCTGCTGCGTGCCAGCTGCGGCCAGAGCTCGCACAGCGATCTGTACAAAGCAACCGATCAGCGCTGTTATCTGTTCGATAATCTGGCCAAGCTGGGCTTTAAACAGCAGTTGATGATGGATCACACCGGCGTGTTTGGTAACTATCTCAAAGAGCTGCGCGAAGAGGGCAATCTGCAGGCGCCGTTGATGTCGCAGGCGGGCATCGCGCCGGAGGTGACGTCGTTTGATGGCTCTCCGGTATTCAATGATGCGCAGTTGATGCAGCGCTGGCTCGACGACCGCACCAAGAGCAGCGATGCGCGCTCCGCCACCTTCTATAACCTGATTCCGCTGCACGACGGTACGCGTGAACTCGGCAGCACGCGCAGCGCAGACTGGCAGCCGCGCGCCAAAGTGCTGTTTGATCAGCTCGATGCTTTCCTGACTAATCTGGAGAAATCGGGTCGCCGCGTGATGGTGCTGGTGGTGCCGGAACACGGCGCAGCGCTGCAGGGTGACAAGATGCAGATGTCGGGATTGCGTGACATCCCAAGTCCGGATATCACCCATGTGCCGGTCGGCATTAAGTTTGTTGGCATGAAAGCACCGCATCAAGGCCAGCCGCTCAGCGTGGAGACGCCAACCAGCCTGATGGCGATTTCGGAAATCGTGTCGCGCGTGGTGGATGGTCAGGTGTTTAACGCGCCGAACGTCAATATGTCGGTGATGACCGATAATCTGCCGCAGACGCCGGTGGTGTCCGAGAACGATAATGCGGTGGTGATGATGTATCAGGGCAAACCGTGGATCCGCCTGAACGGCGGCGATTGGGTGCCATATCCGCAGTAATCCGGAACGAGGATGAACCAGGTCGCCATAAATGACGACCCTACAGGTTTTATATCGTAGGGGCGCCATTTATGGCGACCTGGCATGCATTTACTCACGCCAAAACCTGCATAATTCCGAATCACTTCATAAATAACCCAACTTACCGATTTTTCGCCTTTATCCCGGCGAAAAAAACGCGTGACCTGGGATATACTCGCTGCGAATTTCATCTCATTACACGCCTGTGTGGCCTGGAGAAGTTTTGTTGCGCGTCAGTCGTTCTCTAACGATAAAGCAGATGGCGACGGTTTCTGCCGTGGCGATGGTGACCATCTGCATCTTTATTGTCATCCAGCTCTTTCACTTTGTGCAGCAGCGCAGGATTGACTACGCCCAGCAAATGGAAAATGTGGCGCACACCGTGCGTCAGCCGCTCTCCGAAGCGGTACTTAAAGCCGATATCCCGCAAGCCGAACGCATCCTCAATACGCTAAAACCGGCCGGTATTTTATCGCGTGCCGATGTGGTGTTGCCGAATGCCTTCCAGGCGCTGCACGCTGATTTCGCGCCGGAAAAACCGGTGCCGCGCTGGGTCGCGCGCCTGTTTGAACTGCCGGTACAAATCACGCTGCCGCTCTATTCGGTGGAGCGATCGGGCTTGCCGAAGCCGATTGCCTATCTGGTGTTGCAGGCCGACTCCTCGCGCGTTTATCAGTTCCTGCTCAGCACCTTATCGACCATGATCACCACCTATCTGTTGCTGGCGCTGATCCTCTCCATCGCCATCAGCTGGTGTATCAATCGGTTGATTGTGCATCCGCTGCGCGACATTTCGCGTGATTTGCAGGAGCTGCCGCCGCAGGCGATTCTGACCCACAAAATGAAGCTGCCGCATAATCATCGTGATGATGAAATCGGTATGCTGATTCGCAGCTACAACCGCAATCAGCAGGTGCTGGAGTCGATTCACGACGAAATGAGTCGCATGACCACCCATTTCGCCGTGACGGATCTGCCCAATCGCGCGCTGTTCCTTGCGCTACTCGAACAGCACATCAGCCATCGCCACAATCGTCAGGCGTGGGGCTTGATGGTGATTCGAATTGAAACGCTGCAGGAAGCCAACGGCGTACTGAGCGATGAACAGCGCGATACGCTGATGCTGACGCTGGTGGAGAAGATTCGCAGCACCGTCGACGATCACTCGCTGCTGGCGCAAACCGGCCCCAGCGACTTTGCCTTGCTGATGAAGCGCGCGCACAATCCGTTCCGCGCCATGCGTTTAGCGCGCAACCTGATGATTCGCATCAATCAGCCGGTGAACCTGCAACAGCTGCAGCTGCGTCCGAATGCCAGCATCGGTCTGGCGCTGCACGAAGAGAACAGCATTTCGGCTAGCGAACAGCTTGATCGCGCGACTTCGGCGATGATGTCGGCGCGCCATCAGGGCAAAAACCAGATTCTGTTCTTCGACCCGGCGCTCACCGAGCGGGCGCAGAAGCGTTTAACGCAGGAGCACGACATCTTGCAAGGTTTACAGGACGAGCAGTTTGCCCTTTATCTGCAACCGCAAATCAATATGGAAACCGGCGGGCTGGCCGGTGCCGAAGCGCTGCTGCGCATGCGCATGCCGGATGGCAGCTACGGATTGTCAGAAGAGTTTATTGCCAGCGCCGAAGAGATTGGTGTGATTTCGGCCATTGGTCGCTGGGTGTTTGAGGAAGCCTGCCGCATTCTGGCCGGCTGGCAGAAGCAGGGCATTAATATCCCGCTCAGCGTCAATATCTCGGCGGTGCAGCTGCGTGATGCCAGTATGGTCAGCCATTTGCAGGGCTTGCTGGAGCGCCATCGCATTGCACCGGGCAACTTCGTACTGGAAATCACCGAAACCGCACAGATTGGCGATGCCGAGCAGGCGATTGCGCTGCTGCGCTTACTGCAGCAAACCGGCGTGGCAGTGGCGCTCGACGATTTCGGTATGGGCTACTCCAACCTCAACTATCTGCATCAGTTCAAAGCGCTGCCGGTGAATAAGCTGAAAATGGATCGCAGCTTTGTCGCCGCGCTGCCGGATGACGACACCATGGTGCGCATCGTGGCGGCGATTGCCGACATCATTCACCTCGACGTCATCGCCGAAGGTGTGGAAACCGCCGAGCAGCGCGACTGGCTGCTGGCGCGCGGAATTACTATAGGGCAAGGCTACTTATACGCTGAAGCGCTGCCGCTCCACGTCTTTAATCAACGCTGGCTCAATACCTCGCAACTCCCTGAATAATCACCTTGCTTATTGATTTTCCTTACAAAATTGTAGCGAAGCGCTGTGCTGAAGCGTTTCAGTTCATAGTTAGAGTTTTGTAACTTTTGTAAGGAATAGTAGGGGATATTAATCTTGTTAACAGGGTGTTATTTTCCTCGCCATCGGTAAGGTTTTACGCTTCTGGCGGCTTGCCGCATGCGTTCTCCACAACAATGGCGGTGCGAACCGTCTTACTGGACACCTGTTATGAAAATCTTAAAAAGCCTCTATTTTCAGGTACTGGTTGCCATCGGCATCGGCGTCCTGTTGGGCCACTTCTATCCTGAGTTAGGCGCGCAAATGAAGCCGCTTGGCGATGGTTTCGTTAAGTTGATCAAGATGATCATCGCCCCCGTGATTTTCTGTACGGTGGTGACCGGTATTGCCGGCATGGAGAGCATGAAAGCCGTTGGACGTACGGGCGCAGTGGCGCTGCTGTACTTTGAAGTGGTCAGCACCATCGCGCTGATCATCGGTTTGGTGGTAGTTAACGTGGTGCAGCCAGGCGCGGGCATGAACGTTGATCCGGCCACGCTGGATGCCAAAGCGGTCGCGGTTTACGCACAGCAGGCGGAGCAGCAAGGTGTGGTCGCCTTCCTGCTGGATGTGATTCCAAATAGCGTGATTGGTGCCTTCGCCAGCGGCAACATTCTGCAAGTGCTGCTGTTCGCTATTCTGTTCGGCTTCGCTCTGCATCGCCTCGGCAGCGCTGGCACCGTGATGTTCAACGTCATTGAGAGCTTCTCGAAAGTGATCTTCGGCGTGATCAACATGATTATGCGTCTCGCGCCAATCGGTGCCTTCGGGGCGATGGCCTTTACCATCGGTAAATATGGCGTCGGCTCGCTGGTGCAGCTGGGTCAGCTGATCATCTGCTTCTATATCACCTGCGTGCTGTTCGTGGTGGTGGTGTTGGGGCTGATTGCACGCTTCGCCGGCTTCAACATCTTTAAATTTGTCGCCTACATCAAAGAAGAGCTGCTGATTGTGCTCGGCACTTCCTCATCTGAATCGGCGCTGCCGCGCATGCTGGATAAGATGGAGAAGCTGGGCTGTAAGAAATCGGTGGTGGGCTTGGTGATTCCAACTGGCTACTCCTTCAACCTCGATGGCACCTCGATTTACCTCACCATGGCGGCGGTGTTTATCGCGCAGGCGACCAACGCGCATATGGATGTGTTCCACCAAATCACGCTGTTAGTGGTGCTGCTGCTCTCCTCAAAAGGCGCAGCGGGCGTAACCGGCAGTGGCTTTATCGTGCTGGCGGCCACCCTGTCAGCGGTGGGACATTTACCGGTTGCTGGTCTGGCGCTGATTCTCGGTATCGACCGGTTTATGTCCGAAGCGCGTGCGCTAACCAATCTGGTGGGTAACGGCGTAGCGACCATCGTGGTGGCGAAGTGGGTCGGACAACTGGATGAGAAACAACTGAATGCGACGCTTTCTGCAGGGAAAAAGGTGAATAACGCACCAGAAACCGCCGCATAGCCTGCTATTTGCGTTAATTTGCCGAGAAATGCCCGCTGTCGCTTGCCCTGACAGCGGGCATTTGCATAATAAACCCCATTGATTTTTTTCCCGATTTTTTGCCTCGTTGCGCGACATCCTGACCTTCTCGTGGTCAAAGAGTCTGTTATTAAATAAACGTGGCGGCAAAATGCCGCACCGGTCACCCCAGATGTGGCCGAACATGCCGCGCTAACGAGCGTTGATCTGTTTGAGTAGGGGTTCACATGCAGGGCACCAGAATTCGGCTTTTGGTTGGCGGATTGCTACTGGCAGCGTCCGGTTTTGGCGTGCACGCCGAGACGCTCCAACCCGATCCCGCCTGGCAGGAAGGCAAACTGGACAATGGTTTTAGCTGGCAGCTGCTGACCACACCACAACGTCCAAGCGATCGTATTGAACTGCGCCTGATTGTTAACACCGGTTCGCTGGTGGAGAGTGCGCAACAAACGGGCTATAGCCATCTTTTACCGCGTTTAGCGATGGTGCATAACGCCACGCTGGACACCAATCAGCAACGCGCGCTGTGGCAGCAAGCCATGGATCCGCAACGTCCGCTGCCGCCTGCCATCTCGTCGTACGATTACACCCAATACAACCTGAGCTTGCCGAATAACCGCCCTGATCTGCTGAAAGAAGCGCTCAGCTGGCTGGCGGCGACTGCCGGGAAAATGACAATCAATGAGCAAGTGGTGGCTACCGCGTTAACGGCCACCGATCCGATTGCCACCTGGCCCGCCAATACCCAGGACGTGTGGTGGCGCTATCGCCTGAAAGGCTCGGCGATGCTGGCGCACGATCCGGGCGAGCAACCGCGCGCGCCGGTGGATATCGCCCAGCTCAACAGCTTCTATCAGCAGTGGTACACGCCCGATGGCATGACGCTGTACGTGGTGGGTAACGTCGATAGCCGCAGTATGGC carries:
- a CDS encoding dicarboxylate/amino acid:cation symporter; amino-acid sequence: MKILKSLYFQVLVAIGIGVLLGHFYPELGAQMKPLGDGFVKLIKMIIAPVIFCTVVTGIAGMESMKAVGRTGAVALLYFEVVSTIALIIGLVVVNVVQPGAGMNVDPATLDAKAVAVYAQQAEQQGVVAFLLDVIPNSVIGAFASGNILQVLLFAILFGFALHRLGSAGTVMFNVIESFSKVIFGVINMIMRLAPIGAFGAMAFTIGKYGVGSLVQLGQLIICFYITCVLFVVVVLGLIARFAGFNIFKFVAYIKEELLIVLGTSSSESALPRMLDKMEKLGCKKSVVGLVIPTGYSFNLDGTSIYLTMAAVFIAQATNAHMDVFHQITLLVVLLLSSKGAAGVTGSGFIVLAATLSAVGHLPVAGLALILGIDRFMSEARALTNLVGNGVATIVVAKWVGQLDEKQLNATLSAGKKVNNAPETAA